Proteins co-encoded in one Pyxidicoccus xibeiensis genomic window:
- a CDS encoding lamin tail domain-containing protein, with product MDEDCAGLLPGDLVVTEYLNDPVGTDTGQEYVELHNPTRSAVDLEGLTLYSARADGSQERAYVFTGAVPVPAGGYLVAGDVRDGPSLAHVDHAYGEALGALGNTGGLLGIRCGARVVDEVHLTAPAKSGVARTYDGRLVPDSAGNDDPARWCDGAGTADAGAPLGSPGAANAPCEALEPPGGMDAGVVESCVPAGTSVSRPVMSPRPGDLIITEVMANPRGDDTLGEWVEVMALAPVDLNGLTVGSDSAGTKLPGGPCVSLAAGAFVVLARSPDAVLNGGLPSPVATLDVDLRNSGGVVMVRSGSGVIDAAGYGPAEEGVATQVSALHVDAKRNDPADAWCRATASYGTRGNLGTPGRPNHVCTGEGASDGGTPDGGRTDAGAPDGGPVDAGTPAPGCIDRWTGKVRVPKVPDPGSLVLTELMADPSAVSDATGEWVEVLALRDVDLNGVTLSSGSGGSAVLTSTLCLSLKAGGRAVIARSDDVALNGGLPSVLGTFSFNLANGAGSHLLRLTVDGRLLDAVTWTAAAVPGVASQLDPTRSDPARNDAPGSFCPAPTSARYGLGDRGTPGVENRPCAP from the coding sequence GTGGACGAAGACTGTGCCGGGTTGTTGCCGGGAGACCTGGTCGTCACCGAGTACCTCAATGACCCCGTGGGGACGGACACCGGGCAGGAGTACGTCGAGCTCCACAACCCCACGCGCAGCGCCGTGGACCTGGAGGGGCTGACGCTCTATTCGGCTCGTGCGGATGGCTCCCAGGAGCGGGCGTACGTCTTCACCGGAGCCGTCCCGGTGCCGGCGGGTGGCTACCTCGTGGCGGGAGACGTTCGTGACGGGCCGTCGCTTGCTCACGTGGACCACGCGTACGGCGAGGCGCTCGGCGCGCTGGGAAACACCGGTGGGCTCCTGGGCATCCGATGCGGAGCCCGGGTGGTCGATGAGGTGCACCTCACCGCGCCAGCGAAGAGCGGTGTGGCACGGACCTATGACGGCCGGCTCGTGCCGGACTCCGCGGGCAACGATGACCCGGCACGCTGGTGTGACGGCGCCGGGACAGCGGACGCCGGTGCGCCGCTCGGGAGTCCGGGGGCGGCGAATGCTCCGTGTGAGGCGCTGGAGCCGCCCGGGGGAATGGACGCGGGAGTCGTGGAGTCCTGTGTGCCGGCGGGGACATCGGTCTCGCGGCCGGTGATGAGCCCACGTCCGGGGGACCTCATCATCACGGAGGTGATGGCCAATCCGCGTGGAGACGACACGCTGGGCGAGTGGGTGGAGGTGATGGCCCTGGCGCCGGTGGACCTCAATGGGCTGACGGTGGGCTCGGACTCGGCGGGGACGAAGCTGCCCGGTGGGCCCTGCGTGTCGCTCGCGGCAGGGGCGTTCGTGGTGCTGGCTCGCAGCCCGGACGCGGTGCTCAACGGTGGGCTGCCTTCGCCGGTGGCGACGCTCGACGTGGACCTGCGCAACTCGGGCGGGGTGGTGATGGTGCGGTCGGGGAGCGGCGTCATCGACGCGGCCGGATATGGCCCGGCGGAAGAAGGCGTGGCCACGCAGGTATCCGCGTTGCACGTGGATGCGAAGCGCAATGACCCGGCGGACGCGTGGTGTCGGGCCACGGCCTCGTACGGGACGCGAGGCAACCTGGGGACGCCCGGCCGGCCGAATCACGTTTGTACGGGGGAGGGGGCCTCGGATGGTGGCACCCCGGATGGAGGCCGGACGGATGCCGGTGCTCCGGATGGGGGCCCGGTGGATGCAGGGACGCCCGCGCCCGGATGCATCGACCGGTGGACCGGGAAGGTGCGCGTACCGAAGGTGCCGGACCCGGGCTCGCTGGTGCTCACGGAGCTCATGGCCGACCCGAGCGCAGTCTCGGATGCCACGGGCGAGTGGGTCGAGGTGCTCGCCCTGCGGGACGTGGACCTCAATGGCGTCACGCTGTCCAGCGGGAGCGGGGGCAGCGCGGTGCTCACGTCGACGCTGTGCCTGTCACTCAAGGCCGGCGGCCGGGCTGTCATCGCGCGCAGTGACGACGTGGCGCTCAATGGGGGCCTGCCCTCGGTGCTCGGCACGTTCTCCTTCAACCTGGCGAACGGCGCGGGCAGCCACCTGCTCCGGCTCACGGTGGACGGGCGGCTCCTGGATGCGGTGACGTGGACGGCGGCGGCGGTTCCGGGGGTGGCGTCGCAGCTCGACCCGACCCGCAGTGACCCCGCCCGGAACGATGCGCCCGGGAGCTTCTGTCCCGCGCCGACGTCCGCGCGGTATGGACTGGGCGACCGGGGAACCCCGGGCGTGGAGAACCGTCCATGCGCGCCCTGA
- a CDS encoding alpha/beta hydrolase yields the protein MGHVHIVRDLPSPQEGFARTVRVYTPDAYDALPDHRFPVLYMHDGQNVFAHPESARFETWCANLALEHGVGAGRLEPWLIVAVDSGAGRMQEYSPWDEPRNQTKARGEAYGRFLVEHLKPLVDRTYRTRPEPEWTAAMGSSLGGLISLYLGCRYPEVFGRIGALSPTVMWSEGRLFQEWTAHSRRWSRIYLDAGEQEFIDADGVPLNYGEATRAFYEHLKQVGYADHEVALVLEPGGEHHERDWQRRLPTALHWLLG from the coding sequence ATGGGCCACGTCCACATCGTCCGAGACCTCCCCTCCCCCCAGGAGGGCTTCGCCCGCACCGTCCGCGTCTACACCCCCGACGCCTACGACGCGCTGCCGGACCACCGCTTCCCCGTCCTTTATATGCACGACGGGCAGAACGTCTTCGCCCACCCGGAGTCGGCCCGCTTCGAGACGTGGTGCGCCAACCTCGCGCTGGAGCACGGCGTGGGCGCGGGCCGCCTGGAGCCGTGGCTCATCGTCGCGGTGGACTCGGGCGCGGGGCGGATGCAGGAGTACTCGCCCTGGGACGAGCCGCGCAACCAGACGAAGGCGCGCGGCGAGGCCTACGGCCGCTTCCTGGTGGAGCACCTCAAGCCGCTCGTGGACCGCACCTACCGCACGCGCCCGGAGCCGGAGTGGACGGCCGCCATGGGCTCGTCGCTGGGCGGGCTGATTTCGCTGTACCTCGGCTGCCGCTACCCGGAGGTGTTCGGCCGCATCGGCGCGCTGTCACCCACCGTCATGTGGAGCGAGGGGCGCCTGTTCCAGGAGTGGACCGCCCACAGCCGGCGCTGGTCCCGCATCTACCTGGATGCCGGCGAGCAGGAGTTCATCGACGCCGACGGCGTGCCGCTCAACTACGGCGAGGCCACGCGCGCCTTCTACGAGCACCTCAAGCAGGTGGGCTACGCGGACCACGAGGTCGCCCTCGTGCTGGAGCCCGGCGGCGAGCACCACGAGCGCGACTGGCAGCGCCGGCTGCCCACCGCGCTGCACTGGCTGCTGGGGTGA
- a CDS encoding DUF2378 family protein, which yields MKPRKPVPTEQRLVYVQVVEGLLQHGLHGKVSPRLKQRLKKAGIDLDRPLLPAYPVPLWTHCLSVIAEETFPGMPREEAFRLLADAHVQGYGRTVIGRAVYGVMRLLGPRRLVHRLPQTLRSTDNYTEVELTERGPTTYEMRMNSALDSPGYVEALFESMLRVGGAEAPKVTKLHTDAAAPSTTFLLTWTER from the coding sequence GTGAAGCCTCGCAAGCCCGTCCCCACCGAGCAGCGGCTCGTCTACGTGCAGGTCGTGGAAGGGCTGCTCCAGCACGGGCTTCACGGCAAGGTGTCACCGCGGCTCAAGCAGCGACTCAAGAAGGCCGGCATCGACCTGGACCGGCCGCTGCTGCCGGCCTACCCGGTGCCGCTGTGGACGCACTGCCTGAGCGTCATCGCCGAGGAGACCTTTCCCGGCATGCCTCGCGAGGAGGCCTTCCGCTTGCTGGCGGATGCGCACGTGCAGGGCTACGGGCGCACCGTCATCGGCCGCGCGGTGTACGGCGTCATGCGGCTGCTCGGCCCGCGCCGCCTGGTGCACCGGCTGCCCCAGACGCTGCGCTCCACCGACAACTACACGGAGGTGGAGCTCACCGAGCGCGGCCCCACCACCTACGAGATGCGGATGAACTCGGCGCTGGACTCGCCCGGCTACGTGGAAGCGCTCTTCGAGTCCATGCTGCGCGTGGGCGGCGCGGAGGCTCCGAAGGTGACGAAGCTGCACACGGACGCGGCCGCGCCGAGCACCACGTTCCTGCTCACCTGGACGGAGCGCTGA
- a CDS encoding ATP-grasp domain-containing protein — MNFVFISPHFPPQYFHFITALRERGVTVLGIGDAPFDSLRSELRESLREYFLVPNLHDEDALTRAAGYLTWKHGRIHRIDSLNESWLEVEARLREDFHVPGLQPSDIHRLRSKSGMAEVFHAAGVPHPDLIRVRDATQVKAFAAKVGYPLVLKPDVGVGAAHTFKVASDAEVDAALAHPLPTSYVAQPFVRGTIVTYDGIVDRHGVIVFNLSHQYSDGGMETVLEKRDISFWSLQEIPPALDVLGREVVAACGLRERWFHLEFFRLPDGRFIVLEVNLRPPGGFITDMMNYTCDIDVYRLWARVVTGDPVADFRYTPRYHVCHSARRKSRRYKHSHKQVVDRLGSSLLIHQELPPIYHSLMGEEMYLTRHPDLDAMHEAVRFIQATAP; from the coding sequence ATGAACTTCGTCTTCATCTCCCCCCACTTCCCGCCCCAGTACTTCCACTTCATCACCGCCCTGCGTGAGCGCGGGGTGACGGTGCTGGGCATCGGCGACGCGCCCTTCGACTCGCTGCGCTCCGAGCTGCGCGAGTCGCTGCGCGAGTACTTCCTCGTCCCCAACCTCCATGACGAGGACGCCCTCACCCGCGCCGCCGGCTACCTCACCTGGAAGCATGGCCGCATCCACCGCATCGACTCGCTCAACGAGTCCTGGCTGGAGGTGGAGGCCCGCCTGCGCGAGGACTTCCACGTCCCCGGCCTCCAGCCCTCCGACATCCACCGGCTGCGCTCCAAGTCCGGCATGGCCGAGGTGTTCCACGCGGCCGGCGTGCCCCACCCGGACCTCATCCGCGTGCGCGACGCCACCCAGGTGAAGGCGTTCGCCGCGAAGGTGGGCTACCCGCTGGTGCTCAAGCCCGACGTGGGCGTGGGCGCCGCCCATACCTTCAAGGTGGCCAGCGACGCCGAGGTCGACGCCGCCCTGGCCCACCCGCTGCCCACGTCCTACGTGGCCCAGCCCTTCGTGCGCGGCACCATCGTCACCTACGACGGCATCGTCGACCGGCACGGCGTCATCGTCTTCAACCTCAGCCACCAGTACAGCGACGGCGGCATGGAGACGGTGCTGGAGAAGCGCGACATCTCCTTCTGGAGCCTCCAGGAAATCCCCCCCGCGCTGGACGTGCTGGGCCGCGAAGTCGTGGCGGCCTGCGGCCTGCGCGAGCGCTGGTTCCACCTGGAGTTCTTCCGCCTGCCGGACGGGCGCTTCATCGTGCTGGAGGTCAACCTCCGGCCGCCCGGCGGCTTCATCACCGACATGATGAACTACACGTGCGACATCGACGTGTACCGGCTGTGGGCGCGCGTGGTGACGGGGGACCCGGTGGCGGACTTCCGCTACACGCCGCGCTACCACGTGTGTCACAGCGCGCGCCGCAAGAGCCGCCGCTACAAGCACAGCCACAAGCAGGTGGTGGACCGGCTGGGCTCGTCGCTGCTCATCCACCAGGAGCTGCCGCCCATCTACCACAGCCTCATGGGCGAGGAGATGTACCTCACCCGGCACCCGGACCTGGACGCCATGCACGAGGCGGTGCGCTTCATCCAGGCCACCGCGCCGTGA
- a CDS encoding N-acetylmuramidase domain-containing protein gives MKQAHGYASPHTPAARYVTNRFTGAATPLTVRGIEACAATLSVHPTELWTVLQVETRGCGFFADRRPVILFERHIFSRKTQGRFDAQAPDLSNPKAGGYAGGVAEFDRLERALALDASAALMSASWGLGQVMGFHASDLGYGSVENFVARMMESEDEQLGALAAFIQKNGLAKALRAHDWAAFARGYNGPAYAKNQYDKKLAAAYQRLTTQAPPDVSVREGQLRLMYLGFEPGTPDGALGSHTKGALKKFQAQQQLPVTAVFDTATLDALGRQHGLLPRSDTGADPLAKPGVAPLAVSPQSVAPMAAASTTQASSPATVPSFATQPGAASMTPAPAHATGPSSAAPLGATPALTVSPPSTSQLATAPTTPALSPSAAASSASAPPLAIPSPPPDLAPARNTVVPTPAWTIAPRRDSDPPLTLWPSASEEGPELPAVLEPSTLPEPLAGQLRQRLAQPLDADLQAELSRVVVLRSKAAPELGAPAVEALDLCLTALLAEQPNLSFAKNTRLRIASALADRLYPLRPLPLLRSSSPATQVVLGLGLLLLCCQGLFAFAHQVLTTEATTFFGLPARTLLLVGLCGAVGGAVSLLMRLGDFEKMRGASRLSMLMQGFFKPVIGLYCALFGFALMKSGVLPIQPSTPESALYLYMSVCFLLGFSERLAQDLFIRAGEGLVSIGVPGGPGKSS, from the coding sequence GTGAAACAGGCTCACGGCTACGCTTCGCCGCACACGCCAGCCGCGAGGTACGTCACGAACCGCTTCACTGGAGCCGCCACCCCGCTCACCGTCCGGGGCATCGAGGCCTGCGCGGCCACGCTCTCGGTGCACCCCACGGAGCTGTGGACGGTGCTCCAGGTGGAGACGCGCGGCTGTGGCTTCTTCGCGGACCGCCGGCCGGTCATCCTGTTCGAGCGGCACATCTTCAGCCGCAAGACGCAGGGCCGCTTCGATGCGCAGGCCCCGGACCTCAGCAACCCGAAGGCGGGAGGCTATGCCGGCGGCGTGGCGGAGTTCGACCGGCTGGAGCGGGCGCTGGCGCTGGACGCGTCGGCCGCGCTGATGAGCGCGTCGTGGGGGCTGGGCCAGGTGATGGGCTTCCACGCCAGCGACCTGGGCTACGGCTCCGTGGAGAACTTCGTCGCGCGGATGATGGAGTCGGAGGACGAGCAGCTCGGCGCGCTGGCGGCCTTCATCCAGAAGAACGGGCTGGCGAAGGCGCTGCGCGCGCATGACTGGGCGGCCTTCGCCCGGGGCTACAACGGCCCGGCGTATGCGAAGAACCAGTACGACAAGAAGCTGGCGGCGGCGTACCAGCGGCTGACGACGCAGGCGCCGCCGGACGTGAGCGTGCGCGAGGGCCAGCTCCGGCTCATGTACCTCGGCTTCGAGCCGGGCACGCCGGATGGAGCGCTGGGCTCGCACACGAAAGGAGCGCTGAAGAAGTTCCAGGCGCAGCAGCAGCTGCCCGTCACCGCCGTGTTCGACACGGCCACGCTGGATGCGCTGGGGAGGCAACACGGCCTGCTGCCCCGGAGCGACACCGGAGCCGACCCGCTGGCGAAGCCTGGCGTGGCGCCGCTCGCCGTCAGCCCGCAGTCCGTGGCGCCGATGGCCGCCGCTTCGACGACGCAGGCGTCATCTCCGGCCACGGTCCCGTCATTCGCGACGCAGCCCGGGGCCGCTTCAATGACGCCGGCTCCAGCCCATGCCACGGGCCCATCCTCCGCGGCGCCGCTCGGGGCCACTCCGGCGCTCACGGTGAGCCCGCCCTCCACGAGTCAGCTCGCCACCGCTCCGACGACGCCCGCGCTCTCGCCCTCCGCTGCCGCGAGCTCGGCTTCCGCGCCCCCTCTCGCCATCCCGTCCCCTCCCCCGGACCTCGCGCCCGCGCGTAACACCGTGGTCCCGACGCCTGCGTGGACGATTGCTCCGAGGCGGGACTCCGACCCGCCGCTGACGCTCTGGCCCTCCGCTTCGGAAGAAGGGCCCGAGCTCCCAGCGGTGCTGGAGCCGTCGACGCTCCCGGAGCCCCTGGCCGGGCAGCTCCGCCAGCGCCTGGCCCAGCCGCTCGATGCGGACCTCCAGGCCGAGCTGTCCCGCGTCGTCGTGCTGCGGAGCAAGGCCGCTCCGGAGCTTGGCGCTCCCGCCGTGGAGGCGCTGGACCTGTGTCTCACCGCTCTCCTGGCCGAGCAGCCCAACCTCTCCTTCGCGAAGAACACGCGCCTGCGCATCGCCTCCGCGCTCGCGGACCGGCTCTACCCGCTGCGCCCGCTGCCCCTCCTGCGCTCCAGCTCCCCCGCCACGCAGGTGGTGCTCGGGCTGGGGCTGCTGCTGCTGTGCTGCCAGGGCCTCTTCGCCTTCGCGCACCAGGTGCTGACCACCGAGGCGACCACGTTCTTCGGCCTCCCCGCCCGCACGCTGCTGCTCGTGGGCCTGTGCGGCGCCGTGGGCGGCGCGGTGAGCCTGCTCATGCGGCTCGGGGACTTCGAGAAGATGCGGGGCGCCAGCCGCCTCTCCATGCTGATGCAGGGCTTCTTCAAGCCGGTCATCGGCTTGTACTGCGCCCTCTTCGGCTTCGCGCTGATGAAGTCGGGGGTGCTGCCCATCCAGCCGTCGACGCCGGAGTCGGCGCTCTACCTTTATATGTCCGTGTGCTTCCTGCTCGGCTTCAGCGAGCGGCTCGCCCAGGACCTGTTCATCCGCGCCGGAGAGGGGCTCGTCTCCATCGGAGTTCCGGGAGGCCCCGGGAAGTCCTCCTGA
- a CDS encoding serine hydrolase — translation MNWLTARILGALAVLLLFVPAANAATRQQELDQLVTKYHQLRQFNGTVLVADDKGLIHKKGYGFANFEWKVPHTPDTKFRLASITKQFTATVILQLVAEGKLGLDDKVSKHLPDYRKDTGDRVTITHLLNHTSGIPSYTSAPTFFPNDSRDPYTVADFVKKFASGDLQFEPGSKFAYNNSGYFLLGAIIEKVTGKTYAQALQERIFAPLGMRSSGYDVAATVLPKRASGYELGPDGYVNAPYLDMSLPYAAGSLYSTVEDLFLWDRALYTDKVLPAALKQQMFTPGLDQYGFGWTMRSIKLNDGKTELPIITHSGGINGFSTLIVRAPERKELVVLLDNTSRGDKLMELAQGLFSVLHGIPPQQPRKSIAEVVMAAASKAPVAEAIATYRTLKATKASEYDFSEGQLNNVGYQLLRSGRVADAIEVFKLNVEMFPKEGNPYDSLAEAYLASGNKEQSLVNYRKAVELDPKNTGAAQKVRELEKPATTKATP, via the coding sequence ATGAACTGGCTCACCGCGCGAATCCTGGGCGCACTCGCTGTCCTGCTGCTGTTCGTCCCCGCCGCCAACGCGGCCACGCGGCAGCAGGAGCTGGACCAGCTCGTCACGAAGTACCACCAGCTGCGCCAGTTCAACGGCACGGTGCTCGTCGCCGACGACAAGGGCCTCATCCACAAGAAGGGCTACGGCTTCGCCAACTTCGAGTGGAAGGTCCCCCACACCCCCGACACGAAGTTCCGCCTCGCCTCCATCACCAAGCAGTTCACCGCGACGGTCATCCTGCAGCTCGTCGCCGAGGGGAAGCTCGGGCTCGACGACAAGGTCTCCAAGCACCTCCCGGACTACCGCAAGGACACCGGCGACCGCGTCACCATCACCCACCTGCTCAACCACACCTCCGGCATCCCCAGCTACACCTCCGCCCCCACCTTCTTCCCGAACGACTCGAGAGACCCCTACACCGTCGCGGACTTCGTGAAGAAGTTCGCCAGCGGGGACCTCCAGTTCGAGCCCGGCTCGAAGTTCGCCTACAACAACTCCGGCTACTTCCTGCTCGGCGCCATCATCGAGAAAGTCACCGGCAAGACGTACGCCCAGGCCCTCCAGGAGCGCATCTTCGCCCCGCTGGGCATGCGGAGCTCCGGCTACGACGTCGCCGCCACCGTGCTCCCCAAGCGCGCCAGCGGCTACGAGCTCGGACCCGACGGCTACGTCAACGCCCCCTACCTCGACATGTCGCTCCCGTACGCCGCCGGCTCCCTCTACTCGACGGTGGAGGACCTCTTTCTCTGGGACCGCGCGCTCTACACGGACAAGGTCCTCCCCGCCGCGCTCAAGCAGCAGATGTTCACCCCGGGCCTCGACCAGTACGGCTTCGGTTGGACGATGCGCTCCATCAAGCTCAATGACGGCAAGACGGAGCTGCCCATCATCACCCACAGCGGCGGCATCAACGGGTTCAGCACGCTCATCGTCCGCGCGCCGGAGCGCAAGGAGCTCGTCGTCCTCCTCGACAACACCTCGCGCGGCGACAAGCTCATGGAGCTCGCCCAGGGCCTCTTCAGCGTCCTCCATGGCATCCCGCCCCAGCAGCCCCGGAAGTCGATTGCGGAGGTCGTCATGGCCGCCGCCAGCAAGGCTCCCGTCGCGGAGGCCATCGCCACCTACCGCACCCTGAAGGCCACGAAGGCGAGCGAGTACGACTTCTCCGAGGGCCAGCTCAACAATGTCGGCTACCAGCTCCTGCGCTCCGGACGCGTGGCGGACGCCATCGAGGTCTTCAAGCTGAACGTGGAGATGTTCCCGAAGGAGGGCAACCCCTACGACAGCCTCGCCGAGGCGTACCTCGCCAGCGGCAACAAGGAGCAGTCCCTCGTGAACTACCGCAAGGCCGTGGAGCTGGACCCGAAGAACACGGGGGCCGCGCAGAAGGTCCGCGAGCTGGAGAAGCCCGCCACGACGAAGGCCACGCCGTAG
- a CDS encoding PEGA domain-containing protein gives MHRSWSLTHRALVPVLVLALTGCASSTLIRSTPSGATVYIQDERVGTTPYRHTDRRVSFSWVQVRLEKEGYEPVSTAISRDGSFVWSALFLGGFIAPLFYVYGYAPRYDYVLKRARDEDEDLFKWEAPQRNDGTDDLY, from the coding sequence ATGCACCGGTCCTGGAGCCTCACCCACCGCGCGCTCGTGCCCGTCCTGGTCCTGGCCCTGACGGGATGCGCCAGCAGCACCCTCATCCGCAGCACCCCGTCCGGCGCCACCGTCTACATCCAGGACGAGCGCGTGGGCACGACGCCCTACCGGCACACCGACAGGCGCGTCTCGTTCTCCTGGGTGCAGGTCCGGCTGGAGAAGGAGGGCTACGAGCCCGTCTCCACGGCCATCAGTCGGGATGGCAGCTTCGTCTGGTCCGCCCTGTTCCTGGGCGGCTTCATCGCTCCCCTCTTCTACGTGTATGGCTATGCGCCCCGGTACGACTACGTGCTGAAGCGGGCAAGGGACGAGGATGAGGACCTCTTCAAGTGGGAGGCGCCGCAGCGCAACGACGGCACCGACGACCTCTACTGA
- a CDS encoding caspase family protein, with translation MMRIAWTLLVAAVVAAAPAASAEERFAVVIGANAGWANDKPLRHAESDAEHMRDVLVELGGFAADRVHLLRDPDTAEVRTLLRRMAGWLRASRGDTLLFVYYSGHADEKHLHLRGEPLSHEELYGVLRDSPGRVRVGVVDACRSGSIVEAKGGRPAVSFASQVVDELEVNGLALLTSSGADELSQERRALAGSVFTHHLVSGLRGAADANEDGRVSLSEAYQHAYQRTEADTAATPVPQRPAFRYELKGQGEVVLTWPERATATLVLPRAEGERYVVVDGSERRLAAEGRTRPERETVLALAPGEYQVKRVGVSTLEAAPVTLAEGARVEVVKLPFESRALSAGLLKGKPDTTDPEELRDWRRDEALRLLAAGESRAALRLFDQVLEERPDDLVSLRGRARGLVRLAEAYERAGDADRERRALRAAISADPTLPEDPDFRRRYQQLQEQEATQARDEVQREEALRQFQDNPRLGRTWGLGLDFFSGRGVLVINAIYVARKDLYPYLALDIGFGGVAAGVRWTFVSSRFSPFLGSGIHVGIPGFSSTPTRVGIGDQDVTNNPDGPNDIDSGDVFALNLHLEGGIQWVSEGGFFLDGGVGLILYPKDGQPRTQVMPIIGGGWLF, from the coding sequence ATGATGCGCATCGCCTGGACCTTGCTCGTCGCGGCAGTGGTGGCCGCTGCTCCGGCCGCCTCCGCCGAGGAGCGCTTCGCCGTCGTCATCGGCGCCAACGCCGGCTGGGCCAACGACAAGCCCCTGCGCCACGCCGAGTCCGACGCGGAGCACATGCGCGACGTGCTGGTGGAGTTGGGCGGCTTCGCGGCGGACCGCGTCCACCTCCTGCGAGACCCGGACACGGCCGAGGTGCGCACGCTGCTGCGCCGCATGGCCGGGTGGCTGCGCGCCAGCCGCGGCGACACGCTGCTGTTCGTCTACTACTCGGGCCACGCCGACGAGAAGCACCTGCACCTGCGCGGCGAGCCGCTGTCCCACGAGGAGCTATACGGCGTGCTGCGCGACTCGCCGGGCCGGGTGCGCGTGGGCGTGGTGGACGCGTGCCGCAGCGGCTCCATCGTAGAGGCCAAGGGCGGCCGGCCCGCCGTCTCCTTCGCGTCGCAGGTGGTGGACGAGCTGGAGGTGAACGGGCTCGCGCTGCTCACCTCCAGCGGCGCGGACGAGCTGTCGCAGGAGCGGCGCGCCCTGGCGGGCTCCGTCTTCACGCACCACCTGGTGTCCGGCCTGCGCGGCGCGGCGGATGCGAACGAGGACGGGCGCGTGTCGCTGTCCGAGGCCTACCAGCATGCCTACCAGCGCACGGAGGCGGACACCGCGGCCACGCCGGTGCCGCAGCGGCCCGCCTTCCGCTACGAGCTGAAGGGGCAGGGCGAGGTGGTGCTGACGTGGCCGGAGCGCGCCACCGCGACGCTGGTGCTGCCGCGCGCGGAGGGCGAGCGCTACGTGGTGGTGGACGGCAGCGAGCGGCGGCTGGCCGCCGAGGGCCGCACCCGGCCGGAGCGGGAGACGGTGCTGGCGCTCGCGCCCGGCGAGTACCAGGTGAAGCGCGTGGGCGTGTCCACGCTGGAGGCCGCGCCGGTGACGCTGGCGGAGGGCGCGCGGGTGGAGGTGGTGAAGCTGCCCTTCGAGTCGCGGGCGCTGTCCGCGGGCCTGCTCAAGGGGAAGCCGGACACCACGGACCCGGAGGAGCTGCGCGACTGGCGGCGCGACGAGGCGCTACGGCTCCTGGCGGCGGGCGAGTCGCGCGCGGCGCTGAGGCTCTTCGACCAGGTGCTGGAGGAGCGGCCGGATGACCTCGTCTCCCTGCGTGGGCGGGCGCGCGGGCTGGTGCGCCTCGCCGAGGCGTACGAGCGCGCGGGAGACGCGGACCGGGAGCGGCGGGCCCTGCGCGCGGCCATCTCCGCGGACCCCACGCTGCCGGAGGACCCGGACTTCCGGCGCCGCTACCAGCAGCTCCAGGAGCAGGAGGCCACGCAGGCGCGCGACGAGGTGCAGCGCGAAGAAGCCCTGCGGCAGTTCCAGGACAACCCCCGGCTGGGCCGCACGTGGGGACTGGGGCTGGACTTCTTCAGCGGGCGCGGCGTGCTGGTCATCAACGCCATCTACGTGGCGCGCAAGGACCTGTACCCCTACCTCGCCCTGGACATCGGCTTCGGCGGCGTCGCCGCGGGCGTGCGGTGGACCTTCGTCTCCTCGCGCTTCAGCCCCTTCCTGGGCTCGGGCATCCACGTGGGCATCCCCGGCTTCTCCTCCACCCCGACGCGCGTCGGGATTGGCGACCAGGACGTCACCAACAACCCGGATGGCCCCAACGACATCGACAGCGGCGACGTCTTCGCGCTCAACCTGCACCTGGAAGGCGGCATCCAGTGGGTGTCCGAGGGCGGCTTCTTCCTGGACGGGGGAGTGGGGCTCATCCTCTATCCCAAGGATGGCCAGCCGCGCACGCAGGTGATGCCCATCATCGGAGGAGGCTGGCTCTTCTAG